A genomic segment from Aegilops tauschii subsp. strangulata cultivar AL8/78 chromosome 1, Aet v6.0, whole genome shotgun sequence encodes:
- the LOC141029805 gene encoding uncharacterized protein — translation MGFTREFMEVQAHGNTKLHVIHTNDLHKAATTIEQYERHLQFERHKIVGVDVKYTNDHGEDQKPALVQLSVGKYHPMLLFQLSVADKNYTKFDNFLADPRYTFVGFSIDGDIEMLGRVGLEIAHFIDIQKEWRVPIATKPLDSLGDVSGILVHDVGLTNAERSRWACMPLSMRHIEYTAKDAYAAYEIWIRLTIIR, via the coding sequence ATGGGATTCACCAGGGAATTCATGGAGGTGCAGGCGCACGGCAACACAAAGTTGCACGTGATCCACACCAACGACTTGCACAAGGCGGCGACCACCATTGAGCAGTACGAGCGACACCTCCAGTTCGAGCGCCACAAGATCGTCGGAGTTGATGTGAAGTACACCAACGACCATGGCGAAGATCAGAAACCCGCCCTCGTCCAGCTCTCCGTCGGCAAGTATCATCCAATGCTGCTCTTCCAACTGAGCGTGGCCGATAAGAACTACACCAAGTTCGACAACTTCCTCGCGGACCCCAGGTACACGTTTGTTGGCTTCTCCATCGACGGCGACATAGAGATGCTCGGCCGCGTCGGACTGGAGATCGCCCACTTCATCGACATCCAGAAGGAATGGAGGGTGCCTATAGCTACCAAGCCTCTGGACTCCCTTGGGGACGTCTCAGGCATCCTTGTCCACGACGTAGGGCTCACCAACGCAGAACGCAGCCGCTGGGCGTGCATGCCCCTGTCCATGAGGCACATCGAGTACACGGCAAAGGACGCTTATGCTGCGTACGAGATATGGATCCGCCTCACCATCATCCGGTAA